The following are encoded in a window of Oreochromis aureus strain Israel breed Guangdong linkage group 10, ZZ_aureus, whole genome shotgun sequence genomic DNA:
- the LOC116321301 gene encoding odorant receptor 131-2-like, giving the protein MSNVSQSYTNMSIEVQYQELLRVIIISTLSTVPSFIFLFINGTMLFTLRSKPVFRDTPRYILLYNLLFADTVQLAQSQVLFLLSIFRVKLPYPVCGFLSLLANLTTGISPLTLSVMPLERYVAVCYPLRYPTIITIRNTGAAIIVIWIISSLNNLTRLIFFFPFEMLKNLQVKDLCSNIALLFGSKSDQYDTAFTCLVFVSAGVAVIFSYIGVILAARSASANKALARKAQNTLLLNMMQLCLSLCSTINNPLLIALSRTVTRTVFLWVQNVFYVCFIILPRCLSSLIYGLRDQTIRPVLMYHLCCYQKLSQ; this is encoded by the coding sequence ATGTCGAATGTATCTCAGTCTTACACTAACATGTCTATTGAAGTGCAGTATCAGGAGCTACTGAGGGTAATTATTATTTCCACTCTGTCAACAGttccatcttttatttttctcttcattAATGGGACTATGTTGTTCACACTGAGGAGTAAACCTGTGTTTCGTGACACTCCCCGTTACATTCTTCTGTATAACCTCCTTTTTGCAGACACTGTGCAGCTGGCACAGAGTCAGgttcttttcctgctctctatTTTTAGAGTAAAATTGCCATATCCTGTATGTGGATTTCTCAGCTTGTTGGCCAATCTCACCACTGGGATCTCCCCTCTCACCCTTTCGGTGATGCCTCTGGAGAGATATGTAGCTGTGTGCTACCCACTGAGGTATCCTACCATCATCACCATCAGAAACACAGGGGCTGCTATCATTGTGATCTGGATCATCAGCTCACTAAATAATCTCACCAGACTCatctttttctttccatttgaAATGTTGAAAAATCTGCAAGTGAAAGATCTTTGTTCCAATATAGCTCTACTGTTTGGGTCCAAGTCTGATCAATATGATACAGCTTTCACATGTTTAGTGTTTGTATCAGCTGGTGTGGCAGTCATTTTTTCTTATATCGGTGTGATATTAGCAGCCAGGTCGGCCTCTGCAAACAAAGCTTTAGCCCGTAAAGCTCAAAACACTCTGCTGCTTAATATGATGCAGCTGTGCCTGAGTCTCTGCTCAACTATTAATAACCCTTTGCTCATAGCTCTTTCAAGAACTGTAACAAGAACCGTATTTTTGTGGGTTCAGAATGTATTTTATGTGTGCTTTATTATCTTACCCAGATGCCTGAGTTCTCTCATCTATGGGCTAAGGGATCAGACCATCAGGCCTGTCCTCATGTACCACCTATGCTGTTATCAGAAACTAAGTCAGTAG